One genomic window of Streptomyces sp. NBC_01498 includes the following:
- a CDS encoding chaplin — MRQVTRKGLITVAAAGGVLALGGGHAHADSGAAGTAANSPGVLSGNNVQVPVHVPVNVCGNTVDVVGALNPAFGNGCVNASDGGAPQGGSGGGGSNGGGSQGGGSNGAGPQSGSGGGGAHAEGGAGNSPGVGSGNVVEVPVDIPVNICGNTVDVVGVLNPAFGNGCENIEPGTPEPPTEERPEEPGTPEPPTEVTPPSPNTPGTQSVDPKGTEALAMTGADGLGLAIPAGAALLLAGGFIYRRARAAA; from the coding sequence ATGAGACAGGTCACGCGCAAAGGCCTGATCACCGTGGCGGCGGCCGGCGGCGTACTCGCCCTCGGCGGCGGTCACGCGCACGCGGACTCGGGTGCCGCCGGTACGGCGGCGAACTCGCCGGGCGTGCTGTCCGGCAACAACGTCCAGGTCCCGGTGCACGTCCCGGTCAACGTCTGCGGCAACACCGTCGACGTCGTCGGGGCCCTGAACCCGGCGTTCGGCAACGGCTGCGTCAACGCGTCCGACGGCGGAGCCCCGCAGGGCGGCTCGGGCGGCGGCGGCTCCAACGGCGGCGGCTCCCAGGGCGGTGGCTCCAACGGAGCCGGCCCGCAGAGCGGCTCGGGAGGCGGCGGCGCACACGCGGAAGGCGGCGCGGGCAACTCGCCCGGCGTCGGCTCCGGCAACGTCGTCGAGGTCCCGGTCGACATCCCGGTGAACATCTGCGGCAACACCGTCGATGTCGTCGGAGTCCTGAACCCGGCGTTCGGCAACGGCTGCGAGAACATCGAGCCCGGCACTCCCGAGCCTCCGACCGAGGAACGGCCCGAGGAGCCGGGCACCCCCGAGCCTCCGACCGAGGTGACCCCGCCGTCCCCGAACACCCCGGGGACACAGTCGGTCGACCCGAAGGGCACCGAGGCCCTGGCCATGACCGGCGCCGACGGACTGGGCCTGGCGATTCCGGCCGGTGCGGCCCTGCTCCTCGCGGGCGGGTTCATCTACCGCCGCGCCCGCGCCGCCGCGTAA
- a CDS encoding DUF5703 family protein, producing MPEYEFVDVYVPRGVTRGEATRLLTDHAEYGHWEMDRLSLHRDGSRRVRLRRRIIRQVRATW from the coding sequence ATGCCGGAATACGAATTTGTCGACGTGTACGTGCCGCGCGGGGTGACCCGCGGCGAAGCGACCCGCCTGCTGACCGACCACGCCGAGTACGGGCACTGGGAGATGGACCGCCTGAGCCTGCACCGGGACGGCAGCCGCAGAGTGCGGCTGCGCAGACGCATCATCCGCCAGGTACGCGCCACCTGGTGA
- a CDS encoding phytanoyl-CoA dioxygenase family protein, producing the protein MNRGFRNVRGNRANDGRTGNFAEDGFLVLPGFLPAGLVGRLVPEVDRWVETGWRQRSIDACADVGGPPPRMVELDLEAHGELAVYPPLLDLLRSPELLGGSFVFHHLHSDRRPVGGAGKSWHHDYEQRPQRDRRFPMIHALHYIGGLRPELGGLAVLPGSQREVAEKDARRHAGTDVLPGEVVIDDLPPGSTVVLHSALFHARRAARPSRGNAGSRYMIDGSYCRTGTLWPPVKPYWRQVLAVARARGLGAGRPELFCERHFSEYEAARRSSA; encoded by the coding sequence GTGAACCGGGGGTTCCGAAACGTGAGAGGTAACCGCGCCAACGACGGTCGGACAGGGAACTTCGCCGAGGACGGCTTCCTCGTGCTACCGGGCTTTCTTCCGGCCGGCCTGGTCGGCCGCCTTGTTCCGGAAGTCGACCGATGGGTGGAGACGGGGTGGCGTCAGCGGTCCATCGACGCGTGTGCGGACGTGGGTGGCCCGCCGCCGCGAATGGTCGAGCTGGACCTGGAGGCGCACGGTGAACTGGCGGTGTATCCGCCGCTGTTGGATCTGCTCCGCAGCCCCGAACTGCTGGGCGGCTCCTTCGTCTTCCACCACCTGCACAGCGACCGGCGACCGGTCGGCGGAGCGGGCAAGAGCTGGCATCACGACTACGAACAACGACCGCAGCGCGACCGCCGCTTCCCGATGATCCACGCGCTGCACTACATAGGCGGGCTCCGGCCGGAGCTGGGTGGACTGGCGGTGCTGCCCGGTTCGCAGCGGGAAGTCGCCGAGAAGGACGCGCGAAGACATGCGGGCACGGACGTGCTGCCGGGCGAAGTGGTCATCGACGACCTGCCGCCGGGGTCGACCGTCGTCCTTCACTCGGCGCTCTTTCACGCCCGCCGCGCCGCGCGCCCCTCGCGGGGGAACGCGGGCAGCCGTTACATGATCGACGGCTCCTACTGCCGCACGGGTACCTTGTGGCCGCCGGTCAAGCCGTACTGGCGGCAGGTGTTGGCGGTGGCCCGGGCGCGCGGTCTGGGCGCGGGGCGGCCGGAGCTGTTCTGCGAACGGCATTTCAGCGAGTACGAAGCGGCGCGGAGGAGCAGTGCATGA
- a CDS encoding SDR family oxidoreductase: MDGRTVLVTGAGSGIGRACALGLLDDGWTVILVGRRREPLEETVASAPAALRGRAVPFPADITDPAAVDALFGHVVDRFGRLDVLFNNAADTMAYTPTEDVGIEDWHRVMDSIATGTFLCSRAAFRVMKRQTPRGGRIINNGAPSAQVPRPDSVAFTAAKHAVAGLTRSLSLDGRPHDISCGQIDIGNVTPPDRPQPAVLQADGSRRVEATMDVRHVVDMVRTMAGLPPGVNIQSVLVMPSTMPYVGRG; the protein is encoded by the coding sequence GTGGACGGAAGAACGGTGCTCGTCACCGGGGCGGGCAGCGGGATCGGGCGGGCCTGTGCGCTGGGTCTGCTGGACGACGGCTGGACCGTGATTCTGGTCGGCAGACGCCGGGAGCCGCTGGAGGAGACGGTCGCCTCGGCCCCCGCCGCCCTTCGTGGTCGGGCGGTCCCGTTCCCGGCCGACATCACCGATCCCGCCGCCGTGGACGCCCTGTTCGGACATGTCGTGGACCGCTTCGGCCGGCTGGACGTGCTGTTCAACAACGCCGCCGACACCATGGCGTACACCCCGACGGAGGACGTGGGCATCGAGGACTGGCACCGTGTGATGGACTCCATCGCCACCGGAACGTTCCTCTGCTCCCGTGCCGCCTTCCGGGTGATGAAGCGGCAGACCCCGCGCGGGGGGCGGATCATCAACAACGGGGCGCCCTCGGCCCAGGTACCCCGGCCGGACTCCGTGGCGTTCACCGCCGCCAAGCACGCGGTGGCCGGATTGACGCGCTCGCTGTCCCTGGACGGCCGCCCTCACGACATCTCGTGCGGGCAGATCGACATCGGCAACGTCACTCCGCCCGACCGTCCGCAGCCGGCGGTTCTCCAGGCGGACGGTTCACGGCGGGTCGAAGCCACCATGGACGTGAGGCATGTCGTCGACATGGTGCGGACCATGGCCGGTCTGCCCCCGGGGGTGAACATCCAGTCCGTCCTGGTCATGCCCAGCACCATGCCGTACGTGGGCCGGGGATAG
- a CDS encoding M20/M25/M40 family metallo-hydrolase, with protein MGRPPVPTAGVSSVSKPNTGGTVSGEDEVVDLCRDLIRIDTSNYGDHSGPGERLAAEYVAEKLAEVGLEPRIFESHKGRASTVARIAGEDPSRPALLIHGHTDVVPANADDWTHDPFAGEIADGCLWGRGAVDMKDMDAMTLAVVRDRLRSGRKPPRDIVLAFLADEEAGGTYGARYLVDNHPGLFEGVTEAISEVGGFSFTVNQNLRLYLVETAQKGMHWMRLTVDGTAGHGSMTNKDNAITELCEAVARLGRHEWPVRMTKTVRSFLDELSDALGVPLDPEDMEGTLATLGGIAKMIGATLRNSAAPTMLGAGYKVNVIPGQATAHVDGRFLPGHEEEFLTELDRILGPRVRREDVHGDKALETTFDGRLVEAMQTALVAEDPIARAVPYMLSGGTDAKSFDDLGIRGFGFAPLKLPPELDFAGMFHGVDERVPLDGLRFGVRVLDRFIDAC; from the coding sequence ATGGGCCGACCACCGGTACCCACAGCGGGAGTGAGCAGCGTGAGCAAGCCGAACACGGGCGGGACCGTCTCGGGCGAGGACGAGGTCGTGGATCTCTGCCGCGATCTGATCCGGATCGACACCAGCAACTACGGGGACCACTCCGGCCCCGGCGAACGGCTCGCCGCCGAGTACGTGGCGGAGAAGCTCGCCGAGGTGGGGCTGGAACCGCGGATCTTCGAGTCCCACAAGGGCCGCGCCTCCACCGTCGCCCGGATCGCCGGTGAGGACCCGTCCCGGCCCGCGCTGCTCATCCACGGCCACACCGACGTCGTCCCGGCCAATGCCGACGACTGGACGCACGACCCGTTCGCCGGCGAGATCGCCGACGGCTGCCTCTGGGGGCGCGGCGCCGTCGACATGAAGGACATGGACGCCATGACCCTCGCCGTGGTGCGGGACAGGCTGCGCAGCGGGCGCAAGCCCCCGCGCGACATCGTCCTGGCGTTCCTGGCCGACGAGGAGGCGGGCGGTACGTACGGGGCGCGGTACCTGGTCGACAACCACCCCGGGCTCTTCGAAGGTGTCACCGAGGCGATCAGCGAGGTCGGCGGCTTCTCCTTCACCGTCAACCAGAACCTGCGGCTCTATCTGGTCGAGACGGCGCAGAAGGGCATGCACTGGATGCGGCTGACCGTGGACGGCACCGCCGGGCACGGCTCGATGACCAACAAGGACAACGCCATCACCGAACTCTGCGAGGCGGTGGCCCGGCTCGGCCGTCACGAGTGGCCGGTGCGGATGACCAAGACCGTACGGTCCTTCCTCGACGAGCTGTCCGACGCGCTGGGCGTGCCGCTCGACCCGGAGGACATGGAGGGCACGCTCGCCACCCTCGGCGGCATCGCGAAGATGATCGGCGCCACCCTGCGCAACTCCGCCGCCCCCACCATGCTCGGCGCGGGCTACAAGGTGAACGTGATCCCCGGCCAGGCCACCGCCCATGTCGACGGCCGCTTCCTGCCCGGCCACGAGGAGGAGTTCCTCACCGAGCTCGACCGCATCCTCGGCCCGCGCGTGAGGCGCGAGGACGTGCACGGCGACAAGGCGCTGGAGACCACGTTCGACGGCAGGCTCGTGGAGGCCATGCAGACCGCGCTCGTCGCGGAGGACCCGATCGCGCGGGCCGTGCCGTACATGCTCTCGGGCGGTACGGACGCCAAGTCCTTCGACGACCTCGGCATCCGCGGCTTCGGCTTCGCGCCGCTCAAGCTCCCGCCGGAGCTGGACTTCGCCGGGATGTTCCACGGGGTGGACGAGCGGGTGCCGCTGGACGGGCTGCGCTTCGGCGTGCGGGTCCTGGACCGCTTCATCGACGCCTGCTGA
- the chpH gene encoding chaplin ChpH: protein MIKKVVAAAAATGGLVLASAGMAVADAGAQGAAVGSPGVLSGNVIQVPVHVPVNVCGNTISVIGLLNPAFGNTCVNA, encoded by the coding sequence ATGATCAAGAAGGTCGTCGCCGCTGCGGCTGCCACCGGTGGTCTCGTGCTCGCGAGCGCGGGCATGGCCGTCGCCGACGCCGGGGCCCAGGGCGCCGCTGTGGGCTCCCCCGGTGTGCTCTCGGGCAACGTCATCCAGGTGCCCGTTCACGTTCCGGTGAACGTGTGCGGCAACACGATCTCCGTGATCGGTCTGCTGAACCCCGCCTTCGGCAACACCTGCGTCAACGCGTGA